A single window of Streptomyces cathayae DNA harbors:
- a CDS encoding PaaI family thioesterase, whose product MPPSETAALSPAILLAAMPFATQLGIELHEAAPDRTTGSLPWSPEACTAGGILHGGALMALADSVGAVCAYLNLPPGAGTSTVESKTNFLRGVASGRVHATARPLHVGGTLVVVQTDLRDDRDRLVGQTTQTQIVLAAKDGATN is encoded by the coding sequence ATGCCCCCTTCCGAGACGGCAGCCCTCAGCCCCGCCATCCTCCTGGCGGCCATGCCCTTCGCGACACAGCTGGGCATCGAACTCCACGAGGCCGCCCCCGACCGGACCACAGGCAGTCTGCCCTGGTCCCCGGAGGCCTGCACCGCGGGCGGAATCCTGCACGGCGGAGCCCTGATGGCGCTGGCCGACTCCGTCGGCGCGGTCTGCGCCTACCTCAACCTCCCGCCGGGCGCCGGGACGTCCACGGTCGAGTCCAAGACCAACTTCCTGCGGGGAGTGGCCTCCGGGCGAGTGCACGCCACGGCCCGCCCCCTGCACGTCGGCGGCACCCTCGTCGTCGTGCAGACCGACCTGCGGGACGACAGGGACCGGCTCGTGGGGCAGACCACCCAGACCCAGATCGTGCTCGCCGCGAAGGACGGCGCCACCAACTGA
- a CDS encoding HD domain-containing protein, producing the protein MSDERRGLLAEKTPFPDDFDDRLHAQLTFLVEVDHLKTILRQSPLAAADRRENDAEHSWHLAMMVVILAEHSDQPIDVGHTVQLVLLHDLVEIYAGDTPLYDSAAGSDQHEREVAAADRLFRLLPTDQAQRMRALWDEFEERHTSEAKFAKAMDRLQPLLLNWMARGGTWRTPGVTADDVRARKAVIGEASASLWSAGRRLIDEGETRGWSRRATPRG; encoded by the coding sequence ATGAGTGATGAGCGCCGGGGCCTACTTGCTGAGAAGACGCCCTTCCCTGACGACTTCGATGATCGGCTGCATGCCCAGCTCACCTTTCTCGTCGAGGTGGACCATCTCAAGACCATCCTCCGTCAGTCCCCCCTCGCTGCGGCGGACCGCCGAGAGAACGATGCGGAGCACTCGTGGCATCTGGCGATGATGGTGGTGATCCTCGCCGAACACTCCGACCAGCCCATCGACGTAGGGCACACCGTTCAGCTCGTTCTCCTGCACGATCTGGTGGAGATCTACGCCGGTGACACCCCCCTGTACGACAGTGCCGCGGGAAGCGACCAGCACGAACGGGAAGTTGCCGCGGCCGACAGGCTCTTCAGACTGCTGCCAACGGATCAAGCTCAGCGCATGCGGGCGCTCTGGGACGAATTCGAGGAACGTCACACTTCCGAAGCCAAATTCGCCAAAGCGATGGACCGGCTGCAGCCACTTCTCCTCAACTGGATGGCGCGCGGCGGTACATGGCGCACTCCGGGCGTCACCGCCGACGACGTCCGGGCCCGCAAGGCAGTGATCGGGGAGGCATCCGCCTCCCTGTGGAGTGCCGGGCGACGTCTCATCGACGAGGGCGAAACACGCGGCTGGTCGAGACGTGCCACACCCCGGGGGTGA
- a CDS encoding O-acetyl-ADP-ribose deacetylase, whose amino-acid sequence MTTTLTLVQGDITRQHVDAIVNAANSSLLGGGGVDGAIHRRGGPAILEECRRLRASLHSDGLPTGRAVATTAGALNARWVIHTVGPVFTSEEDRSELLASCYRESLRVADELGACTVAFPAVSTGGYGWPLDDGARIAVETVRRTRTSVEEVRFVLFDARAYEAFAAQAG is encoded by the coding sequence ATGACCACCACCCTCACCCTCGTCCAGGGCGACATCACCCGCCAGCACGTCGACGCCATCGTCAACGCGGCCAACTCCTCCCTCCTCGGCGGGGGCGGCGTCGACGGCGCGATCCACCGCCGCGGCGGCCCCGCGATCCTCGAGGAGTGCCGCCGCCTGCGCGCCTCCCTCCACAGCGACGGCCTGCCCACCGGCCGGGCCGTCGCCACCACCGCGGGCGCCCTGAACGCCCGCTGGGTGATCCACACGGTGGGCCCGGTGTTCACCAGCGAGGAGGACCGCTCGGAGCTGCTGGCCTCGTGCTACCGCGAATCCCTCCGCGTGGCCGACGAGTTGGGCGCATGCACGGTCGCCTTCCCGGCCGTGTCCACCGGTGGCTACGGCTGGCCCCTGGACGACGGGGCGCGCATCGCCGTCGAGACGGTGCGCAGAACTCGCACGTCCGTCGAGGAGGTCCGCTTCGTCCTCTTCGACGCCCGGGCCTACGAGGCGTTCGCCGCACAGGCCGGCTGA
- a CDS encoding phytoene desaturase family protein, giving the protein MLDVVVVGAGPNGLTAAAELARRGFSVALFEARGTVGGGARTEELTLPGFRHDPCSAAHPLGINSPAFRALPLERYGLEWLHADLPMAHPFLDGTAAVLSRSVGETAASFGPRDAGAYRRLVAPFLPRWDTLARDFMSLPLTALPRDPVTLARFGLVGLPPSTWLMRRFRDERARTLFAGLVAHVIAPLGGFATGAIGLVFALAAHARGWPVARGGSQAISDALAGYLKDLGGAIHTDYEVKRLDDLPPARAYVFDTSPTALARIAGFGDHYANYRYGPGVFKIDYALDGPVPWTAPEARRATTVQIGADSSEIGTALRAASREGRAPERPFLITVQPSVADPTRAPAGRHTFWAYGHVPNGWTGDLTDTVERQLERFAPGFRDRVLARATAGPPQLAARNANYVGGDIASGAASGLQLLLRPKLSLFPYNTPHPAVFICSSATPPGPGVHGMSGHNAAKAVWRRLRRS; this is encoded by the coding sequence ATGCTCGATGTGGTCGTGGTGGGAGCGGGGCCGAACGGACTGACCGCCGCCGCGGAGCTGGCCCGGCGCGGCTTCTCCGTCGCGCTGTTCGAAGCGAGGGGCACCGTCGGCGGCGGCGCCCGCACCGAGGAACTGACCCTGCCCGGCTTCCGGCACGACCCGTGCTCCGCGGCGCACCCGCTGGGCATCAACTCACCCGCGTTCCGGGCCCTTCCGCTGGAGCGCTACGGCCTCGAGTGGCTGCACGCGGACCTGCCCATGGCCCACCCCTTCCTGGACGGCACGGCGGCCGTGCTGTCCCGGTCGGTCGGCGAGACGGCCGCCTCCTTCGGCCCGCGCGACGCCGGTGCGTACCGCCGCCTGGTCGCACCCTTCCTGCCCCGATGGGACACCCTGGCCCGCGACTTCATGTCCCTGCCGCTCACCGCGCTGCCCCGCGACCCGGTCACCCTCGCCCGCTTCGGCCTCGTCGGACTGCCGCCCTCCACCTGGCTGATGCGCCGCTTCCGCGACGAGCGGGCCAGGACCCTGTTCGCCGGCCTCGTCGCCCATGTGATCGCCCCCCTCGGCGGCTTCGCCACCGGCGCCATCGGCCTGGTCTTCGCCCTCGCCGCGCACGCCCGCGGCTGGCCCGTCGCCCGCGGCGGCTCCCAGGCCATCTCCGACGCCCTCGCCGGATACCTGAAGGACCTCGGCGGCGCGATCCACACCGACTACGAGGTCAAGCGCCTGGACGACCTGCCCCCGGCCCGGGCGTACGTCTTCGACACCTCGCCCACCGCCCTGGCCCGCATCGCCGGCTTCGGCGACCACTACGCGAACTACCGCTACGGACCCGGCGTCTTCAAGATCGACTACGCGCTGGACGGCCCGGTGCCGTGGACCGCGCCCGAGGCCCGCAGGGCCACCACCGTGCAGATCGGCGCGGACAGCTCCGAGATCGGCACCGCCCTGCGCGCCGCCTCCCGCGAGGGCCGCGCCCCCGAGCGGCCGTTCCTCATCACCGTCCAGCCCAGCGTCGCCGATCCCACCCGGGCCCCGGCCGGCCGGCACACCTTCTGGGCCTACGGCCACGTCCCCAACGGCTGGACCGGCGACCTCACCGACACCGTCGAACGCCAACTGGAGCGCTTCGCCCCGGGGTTCCGTGACCGCGTCCTGGCCCGCGCCACCGCCGGCCCACCCCAACTCGCTGCCCGCAACGCCAACTACGTCGGCGGCGACATCGCCTCCGGCGCGGCCAGCGGCCTCCAGCTCCTGCTGCGCCCCAAGCTCTCCCTCTTCCCGTACAACACCCCGCACCCGGCCGTGTTCATCTGTTCCTCGGCCACCCCGCCCGGCCCCGGCGTGCACGGCATGTCGGGACACAACGCGGCGAAGGCCGTCTGGAGGAGGCTGCGCCGGTCATGA
- a CDS encoding inositol monophosphatase family protein, with translation MIEDNETIEEFLTRYAVDVEEAVRKAAAQEIMPRWRRLADHEIDRKSGPHDLVTDADRQSELYLTEALRALLPGSVVVGEEAVHDNPASYEGIRGEAPVWIVDPVDGTRQFVQGDTGFCTLVALAQGGVIHASWTYAPAREEFATAVRGQGAFLDGTRLHAGSPDPGRDLRVATSHPDFTTEEQKRSLLGLRTDGVAPRSCGSAGLEYLAVARGESDSTAFCWEAAWDHAAGLLLVEEAGGAHLTRAGDPFRITGGNDLPFTAARDEATARRVVGLLSGGA, from the coding sequence ATGATCGAGGACAACGAAACCATCGAAGAGTTTCTCACCCGGTACGCCGTCGACGTGGAGGAAGCCGTCCGCAAGGCGGCCGCACAGGAGATCATGCCGCGCTGGCGCCGGCTCGCCGACCACGAGATCGACCGCAAGTCCGGCCCGCACGACCTGGTGACCGACGCCGACCGGCAGTCCGAGCTGTACCTCACCGAGGCGCTGCGCGCCCTGCTCCCCGGCTCCGTCGTGGTGGGCGAGGAGGCGGTGCACGACAACCCGGCGTCGTACGAGGGGATACGCGGGGAGGCGCCGGTGTGGATCGTCGACCCCGTCGACGGCACCCGGCAGTTCGTGCAGGGCGACACCGGATTCTGCACCCTGGTCGCCCTCGCCCAGGGGGGAGTGATCCACGCGTCGTGGACCTACGCCCCCGCCCGCGAGGAATTCGCCACCGCCGTCCGCGGACAGGGCGCCTTCCTGGACGGGACGCGACTGCACGCGGGCTCCCCGGACCCCGGCCGCGACCTGCGGGTGGCCACCTCCCACCCGGACTTCACCACGGAAGAGCAGAAGCGCTCCCTCCTCGGCCTGCGGACGGACGGCGTGGCGCCCCGCTCCTGCGGCTCGGCCGGACTGGAGTACCTGGCCGTCGCCCGCGGCGAGTCGGACAGCACGGCGTTCTGCTGGGAGGCCGCCTGGGACCACGCGGCGGGCCTGCTCCTCGTCGAGGAGGCGGGCGGCGCCCACCTGACCCGCGCCGGTGACCCCTTCCGCATCACGGGCGGCAACGACCTCCCCTTCACCGCGGCCCGCGACGAGGCCACGGCCCGCAGGGTGGTGGGACTGCTGTCGGGCGGGGCCTGA
- a CDS encoding MarR family winged helix-turn-helix transcriptional regulator, translating into MNDSGAPSVPLPGDDPTGLQSFAVLLRRMNNEFNRVAHEFAQAHGLHPTDVQALVAILDAGQDGSTEPMTPGRLRRQLNLTSGAVTACIDRLERVGHIQRVRAADDRRVVHLHFAEPARGLIRDYFRPLARSTDIARGRFTPEELTVIVRFLAEMNGELALLRRD; encoded by the coding sequence ATGAATGACTCAGGCGCCCCTTCGGTACCTCTTCCCGGAGACGACCCCACGGGGTTGCAGTCGTTCGCCGTCCTGCTGCGCCGGATGAACAACGAGTTCAACCGCGTCGCCCACGAGTTCGCCCAGGCGCACGGCCTGCATCCCACCGACGTCCAGGCCCTGGTCGCGATCCTGGACGCCGGCCAGGACGGCTCGACCGAGCCCATGACGCCGGGCAGACTGCGCAGACAGCTCAACCTCACCTCCGGCGCCGTCACCGCGTGCATCGACCGGCTGGAGAGGGTGGGACACATCCAGCGGGTCAGGGCCGCCGACGACCGCCGCGTGGTCCACCTGCACTTCGCGGAGCCGGCCAGAGGGCTGATCAGGGACTACTTCCGGCCGCTCGCGCGGAGCACGGACATCGCGCGGGGCCGCTTCACACCCGAGGAGCTCACCGTGATCGTCCGGTTCCTCGCGGAGATGAACGGGGAACTCGCCCTGCTGCGCCGCGACTGA